A stretch of Lathyrus oleraceus cultivar Zhongwan6 chromosome 6, CAAS_Psat_ZW6_1.0, whole genome shotgun sequence DNA encodes these proteins:
- the LOC127098513 gene encoding delta(12)-fatty-acid desaturase FAD2, translating to MGAGGRTSLPPSQTKPEQDQHLKRVPITKPPFTLGEVKKAIPPHCFNRSLIRSFSYVIVDLTIASILAYLAISYIPTLPGNNYLWTWPIYWAVQGCVLTGVWVVAHECGHHAFSNYQWVDDLVGLILHSCLLVPYFSWKYSHRRHHSNTGSLERDEVFVPKKKSQIGWYYKYLDNPLGRFLTLAVTLTLGWPLYLAFNVSGRYYDRFASHYDPYGPIYSDRERLQIYVSDAGVLAVSYGLYRLVLAQGLNWVIRVYGVPLLIVNGFLVMITYLQHTHPALPHYDSSEWDWMRGALATVDRDYGILNKVFHNITDTHVVHHMFSTMPHYHAMEATKAVKPILGEYYHFDGTPVYKAMWREAKECLYVDPDEGSQIKGVYWYRNKLE from the coding sequence ATGGGAGCAGGTGGCAGAACCTCTCTTCCACCCTCGCAAACAAAAccagaacaagatcaacatttGAAGCGTGTCCCAATTACCAAACCACCCTTCACTCTCGGAGAAGTTAAGAAAGCAATTCCACCACATTGTTTCAACCGTTCCTTAATTCGATCATTTTCCTATGTCATTGTCGACCTCACCATAGCCTCAATCCTTGCCTACCTAGCCATAAGCTACATTCCTACCCTTCCCGGTAACAACTATCTTTGGACATGGCCCATTTACTGGGCCGTCCAAGGATGTGTCCTTACCGGTGTTTGGGTCGTTGCACACGAATGCGGGCATCATGCATTCAGTAATTACCAATGGGTTGATGACTTAGTTGGGCTCATCCTTCATTCATGTCTCTTGGTACCATATTTCTCATGGAAGTATAGTCACCGTCGCCACCATTCGAACACTGGGTCCCTAGAACGCGACGAGGTTTTTGTCCCTAAGAAAAAATCTCAAATTGGTTGGTACTATAAATACCTCGACAACCCACTAGGAAGATTTCTCACACTGGCTGTAACACTCACTCTTGGTTGGCCGCTTTACCTAGCCTTCAACGTTTCCGGCCGATACTACGATAGGTTCGCTTCACATTATGATCCATACGGCCCAATTTACTCCGATCGCGAAAGACTTCAAATCTATGTTTCAGACGCAGGCGTTCTCGCAGTTTCTTACGGGCTTTACCGTCTTGTTTTGGCACAAGGTTTGAATTGGGTTATTCGAGTTTACGGAGTTCCACTTCTTATAGTAAACGGATTTCTAGTTATGATCACTTACTTGCAACACACTCATCCTGCACTGCCTCATTATGATTCAAGTGAATGGGATTGGATGAGAGGTGCTTTGGCAACTGTGGATAGAGATTATGGAATTCTTAACAAAGTTTTTCATAACATAACTGATACCCATGTTGTTCATCATATGTTTTCAACTATGCCACATTATCATGCTATGGAAGCTACAAAAGCTGTGAAACCTATTTTGGGCGAGTATTATCATTTTGATGGGACTCCAGTTTATAAGGCTATGTGGAGAGAGGCTAAGGAGTGTCTTTATGTTGATCCAGATGAAGGGAGTCAGATTAAAGGTGTTTATTGGTATAGAAACAAACTTGAGTAA